The sequence below is a genomic window from Plasmodium cynomolgi strain B DNA, chromosome 4, whole genome shotgun sequence.
CTCTACAACGCTTCCCACGTTATAAAGAACGATCCTAACAGCATGCGCAAGGGACTTAAATCAACTGAGAAGAAGAGTTCCTTCAAACTTAATGAATACGAATCTGATGAGGACATAGATGAACTCAGTGAATCCAAGGAGGACAAGGATGACGATGTACTGGTCAAGAGTAAGGTGGATAAGAAGCCTGCCGCCAAGGGAAAGGCCACCCCTCGCTCCAAAACCAAGAAACGCTGACAATTTTATGATGAACACCACAAAGCAATACGAAGAAAATTCCATGCGGTGTGAAGCGACACAATATTGGCCAAGTAGGGATATCTCCCCTTATGGCCACCCATCCACGCCGCTCACTCGCAACTCCATTTTCTGTCACATCGTTGTCAACTGAATCTGACTGCTCATCTCCAAGGAGGCACCAACACATGTGCCTCTCATCTATTGCAGCTCATGGGGAGACACACCCGAAACTTTATGTAGtaacatgtatataatatatttataaccgCGTAACGTGGCCTCGTCATTATTTTCGCCGctgccccctcccccccatctGTGCAAATACAACCCTCCAACATGACTCACCTACGCTAAGGCTCTTATCTCGctccacaaaaatggggagaagaaTGCCCAGTTGTTAAACGACttggctctttttttttttttttttgccacaactttttaaatgGTTGATGTTCAAACTGGGCACGCGGCCTGTGTGCATTTAAGCACGTGTGTAAGTAGGTCGGTAGGTCGGTAGGTAGGCAGGCAGGCAGGCACTTCCCTGCGGAGGCACTTCAACCCCCTTGTGCCCACCCCTCGCGCGGAATTCACCTGGGCATTCCCCAAACAGGGGCGCCCATTTTGCACATCGGTGATACCACCCTgcggcgaaaaaaaggcagcagTTCGGTTTACCCCACCCCCCGGGGGGCAAAACGTAGCGCTTGGAAGAACCCAACTCAGTAGGGATAACTTTTTGGAGGAGTGGAAATGCAACGGGGAAAAAGCCCCCAAGACGGGTGCACGCGCTGCTCCTTGTCCGATTTGCTCGCCTGCACGGGGGCGGAAAAATGCCAAATGCGCACGCTCGTGTTGAGTTCAAAGGGGCCATGTTCAAATAAAAGGAAGCGTTCACGATGGCGTCACCCCCAACGTCGTAACTTAAAGGCGTGGTGTGCCAAGCAAATGAAATAACGAGTGGGcgatttttttgccaatttttgccaattttttgccaaaatttttcccaattttttgccatttttacacaatttgtttaggatttttttttttttcgttcggCACACCCCCCCTGTGTGGTTTCTCTTTTAGCTTAACAGGAGGGGACCACTCCTCACACAATAGGGCACCACGATTGCACCTTTAGCGgagttttcccctttttaagcgAACACCACAACGAAGATGCGTATTCGGGAGAAAGTACCCTCCACGAAAGAGCTATAACAGTCTCTTCTCCCAAAAAAACAGAAGTCAACAATGCCACGttgcccccctcccccaaaagagaaaaaaaaaaaaaaaaaaaatagatgaaTATTTCCCGCCGTTCCCACGTTTGGCTCGGCAGATTATTCGCATCCATTCTAATCCTACCGCTTCTACCGCGTCTACCACTTCTACCACTTCTACCGCTTCTACCActtcttccgcttcctcctctcccaCCACTTCTACCACTTCTACCACTTCTACCACTTCTGGGCCATGTCAGCAGCTTCGACGTAACCCCAACTCGCAGCAACATCGCTGCAAGTAAGGTACCCATCGTAAgactgaacaaaataatttccatggagaaaaaaatatcgagaAGGAAATCGGACGAATTCATCAAAGAAGGAAATGTAAAGCTcaataacaaaattgttaaaaaccCTGGAACACATATCGATGTAacaaaagataaaataaaaattttagggAAAACGGTCAGCATTCAacaaacgcaaaaaatgattaatCAAAATGGCAGCAAATTGTACAGGTGGTTTGTTCTTCATAAGCCGAAGGGACTCCTATGTACATCCAATGACGAGAAGGATAGGGCTTCCATATATTCCCTCTTCCCACAGGACATAATGGATAATTATCGACTAGTTTCCGTAGGTACGTTTTTCCCCAAACCACAACCTTGacgctttttcctttcctgtTCCTACACCATTGTACGCGAGAGATGCCTCCCCTACGGTGCAACTATAACCACTGCTTCGAACAAAATGCTCAGATAGCCTCATTACCACCTGGGTACAACTCACCAttacgtagaaaaaaaacgcatccTCCTTGTGGTGGTACCTTCTTGGAGGGTACAGATGAAATGATCTGCttaggggaaggaaaaaaaaaaattgttaacccTTACTGGGTTAATGATATTTGAGCAAAAATGACCCGTGTGTTCTTCACTCCATTTGGTGTGTCTGTGTCTGTGTTTCCGTTTCTGTGTGGGGGCCTGCCCTCTGCTTGCAAACCAATTCTACACTTTCACTCTTCGACGAGTCGCACCTGGCGTGTCTGCCATTTCGTGTcttccttcccccttctccCAGGCCGACTCGACCGAAACACCTCCGGCGTGCTCCTCCTCACAAACGAATACGCTTGGGTCAACAAACTGACGCACCCAAAGTACCAACGAATAAGGACATACAGAGTGCACATCGAAGGACCGGTACAAATGAAAGTCCTCAAAGAGCTAGCCGCAGGTATATACCTACCAAACGATgatagaggaaaaaaaaagcaaaaaataatgcagaaaataatgcaaaaaacaatgcaaaaaacaatgcaaaaaacaatgcaaacaaaaaaaacacagccAGCATTTATTGAAATATTAAGGCAAGAAAccgtaaaaataaaagatcaAGTCAAAAAGGTAAGCGTATTAAATATTAGCGTACGAGAGGGACGAAATAgacaaattagaaaaatgttTGAGCAAATAAACCAGCCGGTGATTAAGATAAAACGAACTGCCTTCGAAAATATAACTCTCaaggatgtttttttccccaagcAGTATCGCGAACTGACCCATCAGGAGGTCTCCGATTTGAAGACACGCCGCTTCTAACAAGtgagggaggaaaaaaaaaaagaaaaaaNNNNNNNNNNNNNNNNNNNNNNNNNNNNNNNNNNNNNNNNNNNNNNNNNNNNNNNNNNNNNNNNNNNNNNNNNNNNNNNNNNNNNNNNNNNNNNNNNNNNNNNNNNNNNNNNNNNNNNNNNNNNNNNNNNNNNNNNNNNNNNNNNNNNNNNNNNNNNNNNNNNNNNNNNNNNNNNNNNNNNNNNNNNNNNNNNNNNNNNNNNNNNNNNNNNNNNNNNNNNNNNNNNNNNNNNNNNNNNNNNNNNNNNNNNNNNNNNNNNNNNNNNNNNNNNNNNNNNNNNNNNNNNNNNNNNNNNNNNNNNNNNNNNNNNNNNNNNNNNNNNNNNNNNNNNNNNNNNNNNNNNNNNNNNNNNNNNNNNNNNNNNNNNNNNNNNNNNNNNNNNNNNNNNNNNNNNNNNNNNNNNNNNNNNNaaaagaaaaaaagaaaagaaaatagaaaGGAAAAANNNNNNNNNNGGAAAAATCCGCACAGTGTACGTTTACACGTATACCTTTCAGCTTTCCAACTTTTCcacttttctccttttcagtcgtcttttttttttttccttctctccccctttcTGGGGTCCTAAAAAATACCCCCAAGACGCACCACAAAATCGAAAGCTGCTTCAACCCTAAGACGGGCCACCATCATCATactgctgctcctgctcctGCTGTTACTCCTCCTtcatttcacaaaaatgagaagagtACCgacgttaaaaaaagaaaaaaaaaaaaatccgacTCACTTCAGTCAAACACTTTCGACTTTTGTATCATGCTCAACATTTGGATAATAACTGCGTGTGGGTATgcggaatggaaaaaaaaaaaaaaaaaaatgatgttgtGTAGACATATGTATCTCCACTCATGCGCGTAACTCACAGGTGGGTCTTCCAACACGTCTTACCCGATCCAATAacgacaaaaatgaaaattacgaGAAGTATGGGCCCCACAGGGtgtttctttcccttcttgACCAAGGAGGTCGGCACGTTGCCTCGGTGCGTTATGTTGTTATCAAAGGCGTCAACCTTTTGGcttatttttctgttgctCGCCATCTGAGGGTGGGGAGGAAGCGGAAGGagttacacaaaatgggtagACATAAAAGTGAAACACATAAGTGTAGCATACACGTGTAGCATTCACGTGTAGCATTCACTGCCAGCACGTTCGCGGGGTGAGACATTCCCCGCCGAGGTAAAGCGAAACATGCAAAcaatgggggagggggtatCGGGGGGTCAACATTATTTATcttgttttcttcttccatttttccatttttccgtttttttccccctttttggctcCCCCGGTTGCTCTCTCCCCATACCCTGCTTAAAAAACGTAACTTGTACTTTTTATGGACTTTTTGAACGATTTGTAAAGGCTTTTTTCCTTAAGGCTTTTCACGAAGTCTTGGAGGCTATCCTTATGAGGGCATGCAGGCGAGTATATTCGACCATATACTCAAAAGGGTCACGTGcacaaaaaggcaaaagtataatcgtacaaaaataaaaatgcacaaacgCGCAAAAGTACAAATATACAAACGCgcaaatgtacaaatgtaTACTTGCTTACGAACAAGCGAcgcgtaatttttattcgtatttttgataaaaaaaaaaagatcgcATACTTCGCACAAATAATTAATCACGCAAAGCAACCACCTGTTCGGTAAACTCAAGTGAACAAGTTTAGTCACGTTTGACACCGCCTCCGCTTAGCTCATTTGATCgccacctcttttttttttgcttttgctCTTTCGCACATTTCTGTTTTGCGCGCCAAGAGAAGGCCCCTACCCCGTCAGTTCACCTATTACATGCGCGCAGCTAAAcaagtacatacatacgtgggtacatacatacgtgggtacatacgtacgtgggtacatacatacgtgggtacatacatacgtgggcacatacatacgtgggcacatacatacgtgtacatgtatacgcaCAACTTTGCTGCCTCCCCCGTGTTTCTTTCACAATGTAAGAGTAGCCATTCGTTCACATGacgcagtttttttttttttattagtccCCCTAAAGTGATCATTTGGTAAGAAAATGTAAGGTGCTTGTGGTGGACTTTGTAGTGAACTTTCTggtggacttttttttttttttttttttttttcccacaagTCAGCAACCTCCCGATCGAAGCCCTCGCAGAGTACGTacactactactactactactactactactactacgaCCCCCCGAGAATACACACAAGTGGGTGATTGTCCTCCCCAAGATGTGCACGCAATTTTGGGACACCCCTTCACCTGCGTGTACTTGGTCCTTTCTCcgtagttaaaaaaaagacacacaCGTGCGGAGAAGCGCCCAAGTGGGAGTAACCGCTTCACACAAATCGTAAAAGCGAAAACacgcaaagaagaaaacacgaaaagaaggaaacaCGCAGATCCGCTTTGCCCCCCGCACCGCAACACAGAAATATGATCATCATCAGGCGCGTGCCCAAAGTAAAGCCTCCCGGAacaaccatttttttaagcaaagcTGCCCACTTCAAGTCCACTTATTTTGCTGGCGGCTCGTCGCATAGCCGCTGCTGCTACTCTGCACGCAGAAATGACGACGAAGAAAGAGTAGCACCCAAACAAGAAGAAACTCAACAAAAGAAACACaactcggaaaaaaaaacaaacgacaAACATAGCGACATGTGGAGCTTTCTAGcctttgaaaaaaacatcacCTTCTTTTCGgtcaatttttacattctcCTTGCTGCCGTCCTGGCGTTGCACTTTTACAACAAGGCGAACGAAACGAACAGGACCAGCCAAGTGGACCAAGCAAAAGAGCGTGAGCGCAAAAATTTGctcgaaatggaaaataaaagaaaaaaattgcaaaactGACGCAGTCCCGTTCCGCGAACAGACAAATCGGCCACAATCGCTGCATACATATTAAGCTACACCATTTGTAAcattccccccttttctgtttATCCAGGGTTTGTATCACCACAGCTTAACGACGAAATGGCAATACATTCGTTTTTTACTCACGTGAGGAATGAATACAACGTTTCATAAAATTCCTGTTCATGTGTCATTCCTCAGTTCGTTTATCTGTTCGGGTATCCATTATGACGTCTCCTCGGACGCCCACTCCGAACTGCTTCCTCTCaggaaatgtaaaaatatgttaaaaaaatgaaaaataaaaaaaaaaaaggaataacatTTTCCCCCCAATGGACTATATATCCAGTGCGGAAAAGCTATCCTCCAATTAGCTCAACTTTTCACATtcagtaggaaaaaaaaaaaaaaacacttccTTAATGGCAACAAAACGGCAATAACCATCCAACGAATTACAAACACGACTAGCATCCGCCACACGTACTGCTAGACATGTTTACAATTTCGAATTGGGTCCCTTCTTTCTTCCCGTTCCGTCCGAAAATCTTCTGTTATATAGTTGTCTCTTCTTTGCCCTTCCGGTCAACTTTTTCCTCTTGGACACCTTGGGAACCTTGGGCGTTTGGTTTTTGACCTTTCCCGCTCGAGCTAATGATCCGTGTACCTTTCCTACGGGGAGTGGGGGGGATTCACAATCGGGTGGAGATGCGTAGAATGATCGGTAAGCGGTGCGTATGATGACCCACAAGCGGTGCGTAGAGTGATCTTTTTCACTGCGCAACGAATGCGTGGAGACGCGGTGGTACATATACCCCGTTGCGCcaactttgtaaaaaacgACACTTCAGAAAATCGAAGCAACGATACGATCATCCGACAAAATCGAAAGAAGAAGCATTGCAGGAGAGGTACAAACGTGTGCACATTTGACGTAACGAGGATGAAAAACTGGCCAATCGCTAATCCCACTTCTTATTTTAGTCCACCCCATATAGTTAAACCACAGAGGGGGGCACCAAACGGGGCAATACAAGCATATACATGGGGGGCTAAATCGTCTGGGGGTCTCCTTCCCCACACATGGCAGAAAATGCCTCCCTCGAATTACGAAGCTGCTTATCGCTGCTTAACTTAACGCAGTGCAACGCACATACAAGCATCTCTCCTTTGCTCGTACGGGTTTATCTCACAGTGGTACATCGCCGCAATGCATTCTATGCGCAGCCGTTGCCCTCAAAAGGGCTACACTTTCccttatgaaaataaaatatatgcttacccattttttcttttaattggCGCTCTTCTTATCTTAAATCGTGTATCTCCTCTTTGGAGTCAACTTCGATCCTTCCGTAAGGTGAGGTTAAGTAAGTAGCAGTTGCTTCACTTGCAAAAAGGTAATCTTCACTGTAATGGTCAAGATTTCCGCATtgcgttttttaaaaaatgttgaaaagtTACGCAAAGTtgaagtttatttttttttttttacttcgcTTGCAGTtcgaatggagaaaaaaaaaaaaagaaaaaaagaaaaaaggaaaaaaaaaatttaataggGGGAAGCCCAAACGgggtttttctttcctttctctatttggggatttttttttttttttttgcgccgtTTTTTTCATCGCAAAAGGGGTAACGGATTACTCCTTACGGTTTCGTTTCACCGCTTCCCAACTTTTTGCGTATTCCGTTCTTCCACCTACAAAAGAGGAAGGGGGGagtggcatttttttgaaactcCCTCACAGGCTGCGCATACcattaacaattttgcatTACCTCGAGTGCATCTGTGGAGCGCTTTGTACCATCTGTTCGGCCTGCTTTTACTACTTGggatttcccatttttttcaaaaaaaaaaaaagcgtatGCCAGCACAGCGCTAGTGGAGACTCAAtcaaccaaaaaaaaaaaaagttacacgAACTATACACCGTGACAAATAAATGACAGATTTCACTCCTGTGCTTAAAACGCTTTCATTTCACCAACTCACTGATGCCATTCGACTCCTTGGTGAGGCATACCTGACAGGATAACAACACAAGTggcgcacattttttttttttcccattttaaccTCCCCGTTAAACATTTTCACCAAACATTTTCACCAAACATTTTCACCAAACAttttcaccccattttttaattcataaaatgaaagggaacaaatgaaaaggaggGGGGTCCTCGattgccattttgcaatACGACCATTCGATTGGCCAATCCCCAATACGGCAAAATGGCTCtccataaaaagaaacaaatccAAACGGCCAAGTTCTCGGCCACAACAACACTATTTATATGTACCTTTttggggtggaaaaaaaaaaaaaaaggcacttcATTTTGCGCCCAGCGAAAAGCTCACATTTTgccacatttttacaaaaaaaaaacatttcgatttgcttaaaaaagggCGAAGCAGAAGCAAAATGCAGGTTAAGCAAACGGTGGGGACGTACAAATTATGTAACTCAATGATTACACATGGCTGAGATGGTGGCCAAGCTCTGGCTTTACTGCTGCGCTCAATGTGTAGACAGATGGTATTCTCAGATGACCGCTGCTCACACCTCAATGCGCATGCCGAGGGAGGCCTTTCGGAGCCGCTCCACCACGACTTGGCCGAGGCCAACCGACACGGAAAGGACTCCAAAGGTATCGGGTAAGGTCGACTCCAATAGCGAGAGCGCCGACTCCGATATGATTTTCGCGCTTAGGAGATATCCCGGGTCTTCATTCTTTCCGCTCAAGTGGAGGAAGATCTTCCTCTCCTGGTTGCCACTCTTCGAGTGGGCACCCTCCGCAGGgccctttccccttttcgcgTCCTCCGAAGAATTGCTTACCCCCACGTAGGATTGCCCAACCACCGCGCAAGTCCAAAAAGCCTTCCTCAACTCAGCCGCCGTCTTTGGCGTGTGTAGCCAGTCCACGTACTTGCTCGCCAAATAGTTGCCCAAACCAAACGGCCTCAGCGCAAACGCCACGACGCTGTTAAACATATTCTTCACAGTTGATAAcattttcctcaaaatgtACATGGGAGTCGTCAAATGAGCGTCATACTGCTGATAACTCACAATCAAGTTTTTCCCATACCTATAATTAAGCAAATAATTTGACCACAAAACGTAGGTTTCTTCCGCTGCCGAATAAACTGTCCCAAAACAGTATCCAAATTCTTTCTCATAgtcaaaaaatgatttttttttattttccttttctagTAAATAGGAACTCACTTCATCATTCACCACTttctcatatttattttcacacaAGTAATGTTCATTGTAGTCATTTTGAACATCCTTCCTGAATTGCAAAATACTTTTTATGGTGCTTTTCCCTACCGTTCTGAACTCACTGCCTTCCGCGGAGAGTCTTACACGAATATATGGACATGGCTGTttgtacctttttaaaaattcctcTTGAATTATAAATGTCCCCAAATCGCTAATGGCTGAAATGAACGATGCGCCGTGAATAATTTtgagcttttttttcttagcaATTTCGTTGAACTCCTTGTATATTTTCAACATGAACGTATGCTCACCACACACGTCTACATAGTGGCAGTTTCCTTCCACACACGCCTTAACAATATTATACCCGTACGTTGCATAGGGACCCACTGTACTGATGACCACTCTGCACATACTGCAACAACTTAAAATCGAATCGTAGTTACCCACATCGCATTCTTTTGTGTTAATCTTTTCACTACATGTGAcaccttccttttctttcattcTTAACAAAATGTCACTAAacttttttgtacttctCACTCCACAGAGGAGTTTTACCTCCCCACTGGAGATCCCCCCTTGGtagtttttcaaaaaatattccaatACCATTTGCCCGGTGTAGCCCGTGCTGCCAAGCAGCAGGATGTCGTACTTCTTCCCGTCCATTTGGAGTGCTGTGTGGTACTCCTATAAGGGGTGGTGCCTCTCCTGCAGTTGTGCTTATGCCCGCGCGTACGTATGCTTATACTTACGCGACCATGCACACGTATACGTGTACCttgcttcttttcccctcGATGAACAAACGTCTCCGCTTTGCCTGTCGAGAGATCGAATATCTTTTCGTAACCTCTGCGCAGCATACAAAACGATGCGATTGCACGAGGTGAAACAAACTGAAGTTGTGCGCAACTCTCTGGGACACACCTTTCGCTAGTTTTTTACAGCGCAGTGTTCACCCGAAGGAGATAACAAGTGGGGGACTATATCATGCAGAATGATGTACTGCACATACCAGGAcagacaaaaataaaataaataaaagtacaaaaaaaaaataccaaaaaaaatgtacaaataaaataacgtaTTGAGCCTATTTGACAAAAAACGCCACATAATTTACGACATTCGAAAACATTACGATAAAGTGTCCTTCGCCATGTTTAAGAGGCCTTTTCCTCTCAACCGAAAATGTGGCCTCATTTTCCGTATCCCCATGTGTACGTACCTACATGCGCGCTCACTTGTAGGTACACCCCCTCAGATCAATGTCAAAACGACTtaccacattttttaatcgcattttttaaaatagctagctacaaataaaaaaaaaaaaaaaattggctacattttggctagcttcaTACTTCGCGAAGAGTAACCCTCTTGGAAGAAATGCCCCTTCAGCAGTTCCAATTAACCGATGGGAAACTACTACACCACGTCAGGGAAAAATGTGCACGAGGAAGGATGccccttttggggggagaCAAAAGCAGGTTGTACTCATACTACGAACGCAGGCCAAACTCCTTTGTAACGTTACTCCCCGTGGTTGAGTGGCGCAACGCCGCAACCCCGCAACCACAGCTTAGCGTCATACAGGTAAAACGACATACCAACAGACTGTTCCACGAAACATACTTGACACAACTCTGACATGATGGAAGAGAGGTAAATTCGATGCCCTTAATTTGTATCTATCCCGAATGACCTCCCCAAACGAGCATTTCGTCcagctttcatttttttgggggtagGGGGAGGCCGGTTGAACATACGAAAGGTTAGGGACGTAGGGGGTTCTCTTAGTGgtagatttttttatttcg
It includes:
- a CDS encoding pseudouridine synthetase (putative), which produces MINQNGSKLYRWFVLHKPKGLLCTSNDEKDRASIYSLFPQDIMDNYRLVSVGRLDRNTSGVLLLTNEYAWVNKLTHPKYQRIRTYRVHIEGPVQMKVLKELAAGIYLPNDDRGKKKQKIMQKIMQKTMQKTMQKTMQTKKTQPAFIEILRQETVKIKDQVKKVSVLNISVREGRNRQIRKMFEQINQPVIKIKRTAFENITLKDVFFPKQYRELTHQEVSDLKTRRF
- a CDS encoding ribosome associated membrane protein RAMP4 (putative), whose amino-acid sequence is MEEENKINNMASNRKISQKVDAFDNNITHRGNVPTSLVKKGKKHPVGPILLVIFIFVVIGSVIIQMLSMIQKSKVFD
- a CDS encoding hypothetical protein (putative), translating into MIIIRRVPKVKPPGTTIFLSKAAHFKSTYFAGGSSHSRCCYSARRNDDEERVAPKQEETQQKKHNSEKKTNDKHSDMWSFLAFEKNITFFSVNFYILLAAVLALHFYNKANETNRTSQVDQAKERERKNLLEMENKRKKLQN
- a CDS encoding 40S ribosomal protein S30 (putative), whose protein sequence is MLVVFVIRWMVIAVLLPLRKCFFFFFLLNVKS
- a CDS encoding hypothetical protein (putative) → MDGKKYDILLLGSTGYTGQMVLEYFLKNYQGGISSGEVKLLCGVRSTKKFSDILLRMKEKEGVTCSEKINTKECDVGNYDSILSCCSMCRVVISTVGPYATYGYNIVKACVEGNCHYVDVCGEHTFMLKIYKEFNEIAKKKKLKIIHGASFISAISDLGTFIIQEEFLKRYKQPCPYIRVRLSAEGSEFRTVGKSTIKSILQFRKDVQNDYNEHYLCENKYEKVVNDEVSSYLLEKENKKKSFFDYEKEFGYCFGTVYSAAEETYVLYGKNLIVSYQQYDAHLTTPMYILRKMLSTVKNMFNSVVAFALRPFGLGNYLASKYVDWLHTPKTAAELRKAFWTCAVVGQSYVGVSNSSEDAKRGKGPAEGAHSKSGNQERKIFLHLSGKNEDPGYLLSAKIISESALSLLESTLPDTFGVLSVSVGLGQVVVERLRKASLGMRIEV